Proteins from a genomic interval of Papaver somniferum cultivar HN1 chromosome 4, ASM357369v1, whole genome shotgun sequence:
- the LOC113275662 gene encoding ribosomal RNA small subunit methyltransferase nep-1-like produces MVRPYAVKGGVKRKKREEVYDDEEIEATISTLENNTYKEEEKETEKEEEIDRDETTTESELAGIPIAPSSSVKKSKSGIVFVLERASLEVGKVGKTYQLLNSDEHSNFLKKHGKNPADYRPDIAHQSLLAILDSPLNKAGRLQAVYVKTEKGVLFEVKPHCRMPRTFKRFCGIMLQLLQKLNITATGKREKLLRVIANPVTRHLPLNSRKIGLSHSSSKLVQLRDYVNAASDDTNLVFVVGAMSHGKINNDYTDDFISVSGYPLSAACCIGRICNALELKWKIL; encoded by the exons ATGGTGAGACCTTACGCAGTGAAAGGTGGAGTTAAGAGGAAGAAGAGGGAAGAAGTATACGATGATGAAGAAATTGAAGCAACAATCTCAACCTTAGAAAACAATACTtacaaggaagaagaaaaagaaacagaaaaagaagaagaaatagataGAGACGAAACAACAACGGAGAGTGAACTTGCTGGTATTCCAATTGCTCCTTCTTCTTCTGTTAAAAAATCAAAGTCTGGGATTGTTTTCGTTCTTGAAAGAGCTTCTTTGGAAGTTGGCAAAGTTGGAAAG ACCTACCAGCTCTTAAATTCTGATGAACactctaatttcctaaagaagcATGGTAAGAATCCAGCTGATTACAGGCCTGACATCGCCCATCAG TCACTACTTGCAATATTGGATAGTCCACTTAACAAGGCTGGGAGGTTACAAGCTGTTTATGTGAAAACTGAGAAAGGAGTGCTTTTTGAAGTCAAACCTCATTGTCGTATGCCAAGAACTTTTAAGAGGTTTTGTGGTATCATGT TGCAGTTACTACAAAAATTGAACATAACTGCCACTGGAAAGCGGGAAAAGCTTTTGCGTGTGATTGCGAATCCAGTAACTCGGCATTTACCGCTTAACTCTCGTAAAATTG gTCTGTCACATAGCTCATCGAAGTTGGTTCAATTAAGGGACTACGTTAATGCTGCTAGTGATGATACGAACCTTGTGTTCGTG GTCGGGGCAATGTCTCATGGGAAAATCAATAACGACTATACCGATGATTTTATATCAG TTTCTGGATATCCTTTGAGTGCTGCGTGTTGCATTGGTCGGATCTGCAATGCTTTGGAGCTAAAGTGGAAGATTTTGTAA